In Shewanella sp. VB17, a single genomic region encodes these proteins:
- the rpsO gene encoding 30S ribosomal protein S15: MSLNAEQTATILAEFGRCENDTGSTEVQVALLTAQINHLQGHFKEHKHDHHSRRGLLRMVNTRRKLLAYLKRTENVRYQELIKKLGLRR; this comes from the coding sequence ATGTCACTAAATGCTGAACAAACTGCAACTATCCTAGCTGAATTTGGACGTTGTGAAAACGATACCGGTTCTACTGAAGTTCAGGTAGCTCTTTTAACTGCACAGATTAATCATCTGCAAGGTCACTTTAAAGAGCACAAGCACGACCATCACTCACGTCGTGGTCTTCTACGTATGGTTAATACCCGTCGTAAACTTCTTGCATACCTTAAGCGTACTGAAAATGTCCGTTACCAAGAATTGATCAAGAAGCTAGGTTTACGTCGTTAA
- a CDS encoding bifunctional diguanylate cyclase/phosphodiesterase: MSTSFKSLTWKQTSLVVFSALFFAIAIFIVEVALVGVSARDQLKSSQKELLDSVEQPAANAVWALDDNLAKQTLEGILKVQHVGSAVIKLDDGSMFVSVSMMSSSPSIFEKLSHRLFGDIKEISRSLTRPFRNEFNDREQLIGTLTIFYDTQGLTDSLFSQLKFSLIATLARALLITLVLSIVFHRFLTRPIAQISEAIDKIEPESPDKYLLPIDKSHVDDELGLVTSKFNQILVQFGQTQSKLRKMATRDPLTSLPNRTLLLETIAVTIQRARVHKKQFSLVFIDLDRFKNVNDSLGHALGDKFLARIARVLERVLGDKGTVARLGGDEFVILADELQTPDQAADFVDNLLSQLNCPMELNEHTIHPAASVGISIYPDDGITAEDLIRHADIAMYSAKAAGSNQWAFFKQQMTERAAVRLRTEASLHHALKNNEFLLHYQPKFDIKTGKILSCEALIRWKKDGRLISPLSFIPVAEETGIIIPIGRWVIEEACKTLREWKIKYNFVLPIAVNVASQQFADASLVSDIKQLALRYQISPDVLEIEITETSLMDDIELAIAKLQQLKSAGFGIAVDDFGTGYSSLSYLRHLPITTMKIDRCFVTDLPQESAIASTILMLGKKLNLKIVAEGIENKEQIDWLDDNECQIGQGFYFSKPIPQDEFEEKYIKQNTATIKSI; this comes from the coding sequence ATGTCCACCAGCTTTAAATCTCTTACTTGGAAACAGACTAGTTTAGTGGTTTTTTCAGCCCTTTTCTTCGCTATTGCTATTTTTATCGTCGAAGTCGCACTCGTTGGCGTTTCGGCAAGGGATCAACTTAAATCGTCACAAAAAGAGCTTCTTGACTCAGTAGAGCAACCAGCAGCAAACGCAGTATGGGCACTGGATGATAACTTAGCCAAACAAACACTTGAAGGGATCCTTAAAGTCCAGCATGTGGGCTCAGCTGTAATAAAACTCGACGATGGTTCTATGTTTGTTTCTGTTTCTATGATGAGCTCCAGCCCCAGTATTTTTGAAAAATTAAGCCATCGTCTCTTTGGTGATATCAAAGAAATATCTCGCTCTCTTACAAGGCCATTTCGTAATGAATTTAATGATAGAGAACAACTTATCGGCACGTTAACGATCTTTTATGACACGCAAGGATTAACGGATTCATTATTTTCTCAACTTAAATTCAGCTTAATCGCCACGCTCGCTCGGGCACTGCTTATCACCCTTGTTCTCTCCATTGTATTTCACCGGTTTCTCACCCGCCCGATTGCTCAGATAAGTGAAGCTATCGATAAAATAGAACCAGAATCACCTGATAAATATTTACTGCCTATTGATAAATCTCACGTCGACGATGAGCTCGGCTTAGTCACATCAAAATTTAACCAAATATTAGTGCAATTTGGCCAAACACAAAGCAAACTAAGAAAAATGGCCACCCGAGATCCATTAACCAGCTTGCCTAATCGAACATTATTGCTTGAAACCATTGCAGTCACGATTCAGCGTGCTCGAGTTCACAAAAAACAATTTAGTCTGGTATTTATCGATCTCGATAGGTTCAAAAATGTTAATGACTCTTTAGGCCATGCGTTAGGTGACAAGTTTCTAGCACGAATTGCACGGGTATTAGAACGAGTCCTCGGCGACAAGGGAACCGTCGCTAGACTTGGAGGCGATGAGTTTGTTATTTTAGCCGATGAACTTCAAACACCGGATCAAGCCGCTGACTTTGTCGATAATCTGCTTAGCCAATTAAACTGCCCTATGGAGCTAAATGAACATACCATACATCCTGCGGCATCAGTGGGAATATCCATTTACCCCGATGATGGTATTACTGCAGAAGATCTTATCCGTCACGCCGATATTGCCATGTACAGCGCTAAAGCAGCAGGCTCTAATCAATGGGCCTTTTTCAAACAACAAATGACAGAACGTGCAGCGGTAAGGCTAAGAACCGAAGCTTCGCTGCATCATGCACTGAAAAATAATGAATTCTTACTCCACTATCAACCTAAGTTCGACATTAAAACAGGGAAAATACTCTCTTGTGAAGCATTAATAAGATGGAAAAAAGATGGACGTTTAATCAGCCCCTTATCATTTATTCCTGTGGCTGAGGAAACAGGGATCATTATACCTATTGGACGCTGGGTCATCGAAGAAGCCTGTAAAACATTACGTGAATGGAAAATAAAATACAATTTTGTTTTACCCATAGCCGTCAATGTTGCATCGCAACAGTTTGCCGATGCCAGTTTGGTGTCAGATATTAAGCAACTCGCACTAAGATACCAAATCAGTCCAGATGTATTAGAAATTGAAATAACAGAAACGTCTTTAATGGACGATATCGAACTCGCAATCGCTAAACTTCAGCAACTTAAATCTGCAGGGTTTGGGATCGCCGTTGACGATTTTGGAACAGGTTATTCCTCACTGTCCTATCTTCGGCATCTGCCTATTACCACAATGAAAATCGATCGCTGCTTTGTGACCGATCTTCCACAAGAGAGTGCTATTGCCTCTACTATCTTAATGTTAGGAAAAAAGTTAAATTTAAAAATTGTCGCAGAAGGAATTGAAAATAAAGAACAAATTGATTGGCTTGATGATAATGAGTGTCAGATTGGACAAGGGTTCTATTTTAGTAAGCCCATACCACAAGATGAATTTGAAGAAAAATACATTAAACAGAATACGGCGACCATCAAAAGTATTTGA